GGACTTCAAAACCAAATTTTACAAAGACAGCGCTAACTTCGTACCCAGATCTTTGTAAGACAGCAGACAAGAGAATTTAGAATTGTGGAGAAGCATCAATTTGCTTGCTTGCTTATGTATTTTCTAACGTTCgaattagccaaaaaaaaaggcaagaaaatAAAGGCAAGAATTAgagtcagaaaaaaaaaataataaaatatttccgTGCCCCGTGTGAGGATCGAACTCACGACCTTCAGATTTCTACTATAGATTATGAGACTGACGCGCTGCCTACTGCGCTAACGAGGCCGGGTTAAATGAGGTGGCgaaatttttatatatatattcctCAATCTTTTTTGGAAACAGAAATGAAATGTGATTTTGTAGTTTATGCATACAGCCGACTCTAGTAAAGCTGctgattcatttttcaaatactAGAAATGGTAATCTTTAAGCTTAATTTGTTTTCAACTTATTTCATGAATAATAATCTATGCCCCTGAGAGCCATTACACACTCACACTCACTTGGTCGCCCGAAGGCGGGCAACCACTAGATCTTTCCACAGCCTCTTATTAGCCATCAGTGCAGCAATCTCACTTGCTTCAAATGCACCAGTATCCCTCTTAAGAGTGTCAATATAGGTAGTATTCGGTCTTCCTCTCCCGCGATGGCCATGTGTGGGCTCCCATAGGACTAATTTCTGGGTACTTAGCTCTGGATGGCGATAACAGTGTCCCGCAAGTTGTAGCCTACGAGAAGCGATTTTGTTGCTGACTGCTGGTAGATCTCCGTACAGTTGTTGGTTTGGTATGTGGCTGCTCCAGTGGATGTTTAAAGCTTTTCGCAGCATCCTACTGTATGTTCCATCCAACGACTTTTCTTGTGCTTTTGACAGAGCCCAGCTCTCGCACCCATAGAGTAAGATTGATTCGATGGTggctatgaaaaatctgattttCAAATCTTTACTCATATTGGACTTCCATATTTTCGTCATACCATTCAAAGCTCTCCAAGCCTGCGCTTTCCTTATGCTGATGTCTTTTTCTGAGTTATCAACCCATGACCCTAAATATTTGAAGTCATCCTTCCATTCCAGATAAGTACCATCAAATGTATGTAATGGTGTTCGATCATCAATGTTATAAGcaactgattttgttttcttagcatTCAGTACAAGGCCAACTTTCTTGCACTCTTTTTCAACTGTTAGCAGTAATTCCTGAGCTTGAGCTATTTCATCCGACAGTAGCGCCATTACcctattcattattcattcaaaatatttctccgtttatGATTGGCTAGAATCCCACgtataattcatcataaccagctattgtCGACCAATTTTGGATGAATTTTGCGACATgagaaaaatgacgtcaatcgtGCAGCAAATTGCCAGGATTAATGAACCCgctaaccgagaagacctggggacgagattgagttgttcGCGTATAGTGactacaaaatggcggaacatttcactcgtttcacgagGATCGGAAGAAGTAGGGAAACTATTAGCTATAAACATAGCAAggacagcaagaagacaactcgacggacgacatctgctattagagaatatttgcagacctgagcAACCCTTATTTATCTCCTAAATATGCCGATAAACATGCACCCTGAACTCCCGGCCGGCGATAATTCTAAGACAAAGGTACTGGCCAGAATTCTTGGTGGGTGTGCCGCTCGGTTATCCAAATCTTGATCTCtcgaccctatttcagaccaaaaaatgtcatttttcacgcCTGTATTCAGACCTGGCCTATAAGCAGGAgcctctaagaaattatgtcatcattactaaGATAAGAACACCAACacaaaagatttcttaaaattcatttcgaattcgcagatttctctttttttcttactcatttagaattgaaatgataaatattttCACACAGTCCCCCTCCAAAatcatacccgattccagaccaaaacggGCAAAGtttatacccattttcagaccaaattaACAAAGAGACGAGACGTCTGTACGCAGGAAAAataaaacggtgaaaaaaccCTAGTCtagcacatacctatatggcttatatttaagcaatagaaaacgttttccgtgtttgtataacctgatataaacacgagaggggttgggagaattcgagacagttatgcaaacccgagacgaagtcgagggtttgcataaccgtcgagaattctcccaacgcctcgagtgtttatatcaggctatgcaaacacaggaaaaaagttttctattgcttttataaaataactttccctagaaaaaaacgcaaaactctttgtatggcactgattaaaagagaaattcttaccagtcgcaaaatctagtccacgaagtcttgcacgcgtaatgagttcttgttttgcaaaaagatgctttgcaaaatacggagttttctcgcttaaaatgtcagcttaagcgaagaaaaattgactcaccttctttgtaacgattttccatgtttcagccgacgaaggaatgggtaaataaagtaaacttgtcgagttttgaactcgaaaactttttcaaatttgatgcttgcgtgattagcgcgcgaaaagccaaacaacttgacgcctcaaccatgtttacatactctcatgcaaacactgctctcggccaatcagagcgcgcgtactatcttagttattttataaaagggACTAACTCCGCAAGGATGAACTTTAACATCAGTGGTGGTAAGCAAGTTTTTGTGTTATTTCGCGCGCGGTTTCCACGAAGCTGAGGAACTCAAGACTACGTATTTTCAAGGGAAAAGGCAGGAATTTGTCGGAGAGTGGATGGAAAGGAATAATTTAAACTTGCAAACCGAATGTGCGTATGATACGTACTCGAATCCAGatttatttttgcaaaagaaacaaagaaaaattttttcagtcTAGTAATCTCGAGTTCTGCAGCTTCGAGCAAAAACAGCGCGCGAGAAAAAACACGTTCTTCACAAAATCAAAGAGAACTTACTTTATATTTGCCCCACCCCCTTACCCCCGGGACTGAGACCGCTTCAAACTCTCTTGCTTCAAACAATTCTCCAACCCCGGGCCCGAAGGGCTTGACTTGTCCCGGGGGTTGCCCGCGGGGGATGGTGACAGGACTAATTAAACCATGCATAACTGCAAAGCCCCCGCAGGCTAAAAGGCGTTTTCATTCACATGGCCAGCAGCGGTcgcagctatgcaaatttatttgaGTGAAATAAATTGTTTCATGAGAAAAAGATTCAGCTCtaacaggactggtttgggacaccaatatgacCGCCGTTTCCTTGTATTAGGCCACCATATGGTGGACATGACATTCATGTGAAAACTCTCTATAGGAAATGTTACTCCGGACTTTGGCTCCCCAGTAATCGCCTGTGTTAGTTTTTCTTCTTCGTATTTTCTCTCGTTCAAAAAATTCAAGCGCCACTGATCACAAAACCAGCTTCATTTTAGAAATTGCAAATTGCTTACAGAGTGTATCAGTGTATATAAAACGCGAGTTAAGTGAAAATAAAATGCTTCGTTCAGGCTCCTCATTTCTTAATCATCTTCTTGTTTTATCATAAAAAACTTTCAGTTTAcacaaagaaaacttttgaattttcacATTTAAATAAACAGTTTAGAGATTGGCAGTCTCTATTAATTATTTCCTAAAGATGTGCTTTGTTGTTCGCGAGTATTCAGCAATTCTCGAATGAAGAACGAAAGGATTAAAAGCGGAACTCAGATACAAACATATCAATGTGACATTATGTAGGGTTACGAACCACTTTCTGTTTTGACACCCTTCCCATGTAACTTCGATGATTCTAACCGCAGAGAACATAAATAAGGAAATCAAGATAGGTAAAAGAATGCTAAAAACGGTATTTAGAAGTTTGTAGACCAACTGGGAATTCCTCTTTCTCGTTTCGAGGGCGAATAACTGAGCAACGGGAAGACCACTGTTTATCACAGAGACACGAGCTTGGTTTTTGAAATTTCGCAGCCTCACAGCGCAAGAAGCTAAAATTCCACACGagggaagaaaaataaacaagggTAGATAAACAAAGTAAAAGAAAGTCTTGGAAACGGGTAGCAATAAAAGGAGACAGAAAGCAAAGCAGATGGTTCCTGATGCGAAGTTTATGGCTTTGGCACGGTTCAAAGTCAGCCATTTCTTGTTAAGGCGGGGTCGTATTATAGCAATACATCGTTCTCCTGAGATAGCAGACAGAAAAAGTGTGGCAGTTCCGATGTTGAAATTAAGCAACGCTTCTTCCAGGTCGAGCACTGTTGAAGGAATAAAGATTTCCGGGTGTTCTCCACGAAGAATATTCAAAACGCCAATGTAAGGCAAAACTACAATTCCTGCGAAAAAATGCGCCATCGTCAAGGCAATGTTGAAGACATTTGTGGGCTTCTTGAAGCACTTTAAAGGATCTCGTTTGACGACGTAAAGGATATAGCCATTTCCTAGCGACGCAATGACCGCAgttacaaggaaaaaaatgccAGGTATTGTATAAATTTCCCTGTTATGGTTTTTCATTTCGCCGATGGAATCGAACAATAAGTTGGCTTTATAAAGTAGACCAATTTAGGCTATTACAAATTTCTTTAACTTTGTCCCTCTGCCAAGATTTCTcatgaatgaaatgaaaaactaaaatacaGAGTCAATAATCCACTTTTTGTTTTACCAGCTTACTGTTCTATCGCTGTTGTAAAGAAATTCTATTTTAAGGTTGTCATAAAATGCAAATATTGCAGATGTCTAAACCCTTTGATAGACAATTCTCATTTTGCGAAAATTGGGAATACATTGAGaattcctttattttattgaaattttCCCCAGTGAACAGCGGAAAAGATACTATGGAACAAAAGGACCACCGCTCCGCGACCGGAAAGATCATGTGGCAATGCTATTTTGCCttttgaaatatattaaaaGGGCTAGAACAATATAAGTATCTTGACTACCGAGCTGTCAAGGTTTATTAATACAATCCTGATGTAGAATAAAAGCTGAAAATAAACCAGAATTAAATAATATACTTACCACGAAGATAAAATCGAAACAAACCTGTCCTCGAGAACTGTtgtgaattgtttttttttttttcatcagaaCTCTTCAGATAAAAAACTTGGAATAAAAAATTGCCTGTTAAGAATTTTAGAGgccttctttttttcaaaactttgcatgTATTTCAATTTTAAGCGTGATACGTGTTCATATTTAAGTAAACAAGCGCTATTTCAGAAAATCTGCGGGTAAACTTTGACGAACCACATGACCCAAATGCTAGCAACAGCTGAAATCGAGGCGACGCTGTTATACACACGAAGAGAATTCCCTTCGATTTCCGACAGCTTAGTCGGAGGAATCGAACAACAAACTTACACCAAACATTAAAAATAGTACAGTCAAGCGACAAGCGACATCTCGTTCCCAGATCTCTTGTCGAATAGAGTTCTGGGTACGAGTTTACACGTTACCCAGATTCCACAGTGGCGCCAAAAAGGGGAAGGAACCTCAGAGGGAAAAGTCCTTGCTCTTCCATGCGAACGAATTTCACATCTCTCCAGATCGTAGTGCACTACgcgggaaaaaagaaaagaggtcTGTTGCAATAGTGCGTGTTCCCTTGCTGAATTTGGTTTGTGTTGAATAAGCGCCACCACCGACCAAGCGTAGTTGAGCCATAGAAAGTTGAACAATAGGCTAACTAGTAAACAaacttttgaaattaaagaagccCTAAGAGATTCAGTGCTTTCCAGTTACACAAACCATCCAGTTAAAGTCACGTACATAAATATTTAACAACTAAAATCTCTTCGTTATTTGGGAACGTATAAAATATGTTTGGTATTAGTTAAGCAAAATCAAAAGAGTCTctcttggaaaaatggcaagGGAGCGAGGTAGAACGAGAGAAGAAATCATCAGTAAATTATCGAAGGATTTGGGCTTTAATTGAAGAAACCGAAAAGAGCCGACGTTAGCCTTCAAGGAATGTGCATAAGAAACATTGCGAGCGAGATGAGCGATGCGCACAAAAGGGGGGAATCTCTTTTCGCGCGCGTACACCTCCGTCGCAGCCGGTGCCATGTTCTTACTTGCGCGTTTTAAGGTGGCTTGTCATCATGAATTTCATACAAGTTGCGACATAAACTGTACTCGCTTTCCCATTTTGTTTTATGAGGCATATGGAGTGTTTTATGTTTAAATAATGCCTGGGACTATACTCTTGGCTACTGCTCGCTCCCTGATGAAGGCCGAGCATAGCTTGCAGAGCAGGCGTACTCTTTTCTAACAAAACCGCGATCCAGTGGTACATTGATCGCGGCCGCCGCAAACACCTGCCTCACTTTTACACCAGTAGAGCAATTTCACTCACGTTtctagtatatatatatatttagtatatactaaaacagtggatagcgtttttcgcgcgctctgattggctactcaatcagtgaatatcctgcactattcactgattcacctccagttcctccgagcgagcgacgccaaactcgcgtaagttgcgagcaaaatgccttcccggtttgctgccgtaagcaaacaaagaaatttcacaactaatcaagcaagctgtttccgaaatacacgaagaaggtgacgaagttcggattggaagttttaataggtaaaactttgactttttgacacgaatttatcgataaaaccggtgaaaaagttttttgtttacaaatgcaaattaagtttaagtcttgcgttaatttatttagttgagttgttcataaataagcttaaaactaaatttaataatctttttttatagaatgattttaaaaacaaaaagaattcacaactccttttgaagaaattttcccgcaagagctaaacaaatgccttcaaaagttttaattgtcggcaagaaaaagcgacggccgcggccgcccggtcattacgcgccaaaattgtaatcgttggcaacagtatttgagttaaaaatcgtcatttttgtgctcaattatctcactgttttagtatatactaaaacaattattcacctcagtgtcggtggctagtcgtggatatttacctcactgcttcgcagttcggtaaatatccaggactagccacctccacttcggtgaataattgttatatatcaaTTCAATGGAACAAAAAAAGCGcgtacataagaaaagagttcaactcagGATTGTCTTGGTACAAAAACATGGcagccgtttcattgttttggaacaccaatatggccgccgtgatgtcatgtgaaaacgcctTATACGTATAGGCGAATCTTTACTGACGTCATTATACACCTATCAAAGTTAATCTGGAGGAGGGAAGGGATCCCCCCGGGgcccggggggtactttaggaatttctgggtggggatgtgccgctgggaccctagaacccttaacctataccagagctagttcagctaaattttgctaccctataatAGAGTAAACTctccaaatcccccctatcctagagtagctgtttccctagtctagataaaatcttcaaccaactgaccagttttctgaaaaatgataccctattctagacccaaacgttctgatttatataccctatcctagagaaaactgcttgaaaaccatacccttcacatcggcacatacctatatagcccatatatggcagtacccccccgaGTGGGGAGGGAGGCCGGAGATTTTCTTATTTAACCTTATTATATTCTTCATTTATCTTTGGATGTAaatttttctatttcctttttcatttaacCTTATTGTATTGTTATCTCAGTTTGCTGTAATCAGTTTTTGccttatttaattattttaagtttgttttcgtctttcccccgcctcgattaggctTTTATGCTATTAGGGGTGGGTAAGTTCATTTCCTGATTTCTTATACCTGTAACTTTTTAACTGAGTTTGTATTTACTTTGTATCTGAACTATGTACAATAAaactgttgtttgtttgttttgttttgtattttgcgtcaaatgccctaccccaagGCCTTCATAATTGGTTAAAAGAGaacaaattccccaccccttcAACTAAGTCTAGAGATCAAATGTATTTCATTGAAGGAAGCAACATACCAACTTTTTGAGAAAGCTGCTTccgtttatttttaaattaacaatTTTCTTACCCCAGCGAAATGCCAGCATAAAGAGGGATTGTTTTTCGCCCTGCACAGTTTAACGAAGTTGCAGCTGTTAAACAAGCAAATTTAGTTAAAAGAAGTTTAACTAAGTGGAGTTaaaagaaccagaattcgagttatcggggtaaatttcagtgactttttaatcaagggaaaggaaatttagttcgagttggcggggaattcgagttatccgagtaaaaatgactggaaagtggggtgaaatccaaggCAAATTGGACTTAGTGCGAGTTAGCGGGGGGTTCGAGTTACCTGAGTTCGAGTTATAAATACAGTTTTtctcattagcatacgacttaacCCACAGAAAGCGTCACTGAATGCACGAATGAAATTCAAAAGTTTATAAAAGAGTTGATTATTTTGAGCAATTTGTGGAATTTTCCGCGCTTTACAAgcaataacaaaggaaatagcagccatcgaaaactgcgaaattgctgggtggcTTGTACAATGTACAATTCTTTCTAAAGTTTAGAGTTTTCCAAAATTATTTCCCCGAAACTATTTGGTATATCGGGCTCATATTTGTGCAGATCACTGAATTGTTGAAaggtaaacaaagattcgcctttACTCTAACACCCCACGCCGCATATCACTGGCACAATAACTCAACCGTTGGAAACCGATGGAGtataaatttcaaacactttcATAGTCAAAcgcagaaaaataaaattctcgCATAATCATCATAAATTTCTTCAGCCTCTGATGTTGTTTCAACAGGGACCAGCTTGTCGGTTAGCACGAGAAAAACCCTATTTTTTTCAATTCCGGTGAACAGTGATTGAATAAATTCCTCTGAAGACGAAACAGATATTTTCATTTGGACATCTGTTGCGTGGAAGTGCATATAGGTATTCATAACGTGACTTGCATTCCCAAACACTGCACACGTACCTGGCTTTCGACGTATTCACTGAGTTCTTCAGTCGAGGTGGGGCTTCTCTCGTATAATCACCATGGATAACGAAACCTCCACAGTCCCTGATACTGTTCGAACAGGAGTCTGTTATTTGGTTGCTGCTTTGTATTTACTCGCATCTACTCTAACAGTTACGacaaatggcctattactgCTCGTTATATTCAAGGATCCACTAAAGTGCTTCAGGCGACCATTTGCGG
The genomic region above belongs to Porites lutea chromosome 12, jaPorLute2.1, whole genome shotgun sequence and contains:
- the LOC140921894 gene encoding uncharacterized protein encodes the protein MKNHNREIYTIPGIFFLVTAVIASLGNGYILYVVKRDPLKCFKKPTNVFNIALTMAHFFAGIVVLPYIGVLNILRGEHPEIFIPSTVLDLEEALLNFNIGTATLFLSAISGERCIAIIRPRLNKKWLTLNRAKAINFASGTICFAFCLLLLLPVSKTFFYFVYLPLFIFLPSCGILASCAVRLRNFKNQARVSVINSGLPVAQLFALETRKRNSQLVYKLLNTVFSILLPILISLFMFSAVRIIEVTWEGCQNRKWFVTLHNVTLICLYLSSAFNPFVLHSRIAEYSRTTKHIFRK